A region from the Streptomyces lydicus genome encodes:
- a CDS encoding ROK family protein, whose product MKAALVGVDTAPSGETATGPPVLLYEARRPTGRERGPEAVVEAVLGFAAELRDLGAARFGVPAEAAGVAVPGIVDERSGTAVYAANLGWRDVPMRALLSERLGGVPVALGHDVRAGGLAEGRIGAGRGADRFLFVPLGTGIAGAIGIGGRIEAGAHGSAGEIGHIVVRPGGRVCGCGQRGCLETVASAAAVGRDWAAVCKDPQAGAADAAKAVESGDERARAVWQNAVDALADGLVTGLTLLDPQTLIIGGGLAEAGDTLFTPLREAVRRRVTFQRLPSIVPAALGDAAGCLGAGLLAWDLLSTEVTA is encoded by the coding sequence ATGAAGGCCGCCCTCGTAGGGGTGGACACGGCGCCTTCCGGGGAGACCGCCACCGGTCCTCCCGTGCTGCTGTACGAGGCGCGGCGCCCCACCGGCCGGGAGCGGGGCCCCGAGGCGGTGGTCGAGGCCGTCCTGGGCTTCGCCGCCGAGCTGCGTGACCTCGGCGCGGCCCGCTTCGGCGTCCCCGCCGAGGCGGCCGGTGTCGCCGTCCCCGGCATCGTCGACGAGCGCTCGGGCACCGCCGTCTACGCCGCGAACCTCGGCTGGCGGGACGTACCGATGCGGGCGCTGCTGTCCGAACGGCTCGGCGGGGTGCCGGTCGCCCTCGGCCACGACGTCCGCGCCGGCGGGCTGGCCGAGGGCCGGATCGGCGCCGGACGGGGCGCCGACCGGTTCCTGTTCGTCCCGCTGGGCACCGGGATCGCGGGCGCCATCGGCATCGGCGGCCGGATCGAGGCCGGTGCACACGGCAGCGCGGGAGAGATCGGCCACATCGTCGTACGGCCCGGTGGACGTGTCTGCGGCTGCGGTCAGCGCGGTTGTCTGGAGACGGTGGCCTCGGCCGCCGCGGTCGGCCGGGACTGGGCGGCGGTCTGCAAGGACCCGCAGGCCGGCGCGGCGGACGCGGCCAAGGCCGTGGAGTCCGGCGACGAACGGGCCCGCGCCGTCTGGCAGAACGCCGTGGACGCCCTCGCCGACGGCCTGGTCACCGGGCTCACCCTGCTCGACCCGCAGACCCTGATCATCGGTGGCGGGCTCGCCGAGGCGGGCGACACGCTGTTCACACCTCTGCGGGAAGCGGTCCGCCGCCGCGTTACGTTCCAGCGGCTCCCCTCGATCGTTCCGGCGGCCCTGGGGGATGCCGCCGGGTGCCTGGGCGCAGGCCTGCTCGCCTGGGATCTTCTCTCCACGGAGGTAACCGCCTGA
- a CDS encoding transcriptional regulator encodes MAHADFDPVLLDPTRLTIVSLLAGAQWAEFGWVKESAGLSPSALSKQISTLQSHGYVEVRKGYVGNRPRTWVNLSDSGRSALEAHAAALQRIVEESRRTASADGDR; translated from the coding sequence ATGGCACACGCTGACTTCGACCCCGTACTCCTTGACCCCACCCGGCTGACGATCGTGTCGCTGCTCGCGGGCGCGCAGTGGGCCGAGTTCGGCTGGGTGAAGGAGTCGGCGGGGCTCTCTCCCTCCGCCCTGTCCAAACAGATCAGTACGCTGCAGTCGCACGGGTACGTCGAGGTGCGCAAGGGGTACGTCGGCAACCGCCCCCGCACCTGGGTGAACCTCAGCGACAGCGGACGGTCCGCGCTGGAGGCGCACGCGGCGGCGCTGCAGCGGATCGTCGAGGAATCACGGCGTACGGCGAGCGCGGATGGTGACCGATGA
- a CDS encoding peptidase inhibitor family I36 protein produces MKMRAFALTGAALLAALPLTAGTADAATKCPSGSVCGWSKPNFAGHRVTEKGPEPGCYPMSGRSVSNQNGHRVTFYSDASCYGKRFNLTFGHYSAKTPWAIQSMAVWG; encoded by the coding sequence ATGAAGATGCGCGCTTTCGCGCTGACCGGTGCCGCGCTGCTGGCCGCACTGCCGCTCACCGCCGGAACGGCCGACGCCGCAACCAAGTGCCCGAGCGGCTCGGTCTGCGGCTGGTCGAAGCCGAATTTCGCCGGCCACCGGGTGACGGAGAAGGGCCCCGAGCCCGGGTGTTACCCCATGAGCGGGCGCTCGGTGTCCAACCAGAACGGGCATCGGGTGACCTTCTACAGCGACGCTTCGTGCTACGGCAAGCGCTTCAACCTCACGTTTGGCCACTACTCGGCCAAGACCCCGTGGGCAATTCAGAGCATGGCCGTCTGGGGCTGA
- the nagA gene encoding N-acetylglucosamine-6-phosphate deacetylase: MARQQFAQRPSDPGRTVLTGARIARPSGVVERGRITVEGGRIGDVHSRDVDLDEAAAGRVVDLTGHLIVPGFVDMHVHGGGGGSFSSADPEECMTVAETHRRHGTTSMVASTVTGELTDLARQAAVLAELVQQGELAGIHFEGPFISAHRCGAHQPELLRDPDPADVRKLLDAAHGTASMMTLAPELPGGLESVRLLADAGVIAALGHTDSDYDATRRAIDAGATVATHLFNAMPPLGHRAPGPVAALLEDERITVELINDGTHLHPAILRLAVGEAGAGRVAFITDAMGAAGMNDGMYPLGPMQVEVKDGVARISSGPTAGSIAGSTLTLDRAFRRAVTLDGLTVDQAVQALSATPARLLGIDDRTGSLQTGKDADLVVLDAAYEVAGVMRRGEWVVRPEGV; this comes from the coding sequence ATGGCACGGCAACAGTTTGCGCAGCGGCCCTCGGACCCGGGGCGCACCGTTCTGACCGGCGCCCGGATCGCCCGTCCTTCCGGCGTCGTCGAGCGCGGCCGGATCACCGTCGAGGGCGGCCGGATCGGCGATGTGCACAGCCGGGACGTCGACCTGGACGAGGCGGCGGCCGGACGGGTGGTGGACCTGACGGGCCATCTCATCGTCCCCGGCTTCGTCGATATGCACGTCCACGGCGGAGGCGGCGGCTCGTTCTCGTCCGCCGACCCCGAGGAGTGCATGACGGTGGCCGAGACCCACCGCAGGCACGGCACCACCTCGATGGTCGCCTCCACCGTCACCGGCGAACTGACCGACCTCGCCCGGCAGGCCGCGGTGCTCGCCGAGCTGGTCCAGCAGGGCGAGCTGGCCGGCATCCACTTCGAGGGCCCGTTCATCTCCGCGCACCGCTGCGGCGCCCACCAGCCGGAGCTGCTGCGCGATCCGGACCCGGCCGACGTCCGCAAGCTGCTCGACGCCGCGCACGGCACCGCGTCGATGATGACGCTCGCGCCCGAACTGCCCGGCGGCCTGGAGTCCGTACGGCTGCTCGCCGACGCCGGGGTGATCGCCGCCCTCGGCCACACCGATTCCGACTACGACGCCACGCGCCGGGCCATCGACGCCGGTGCCACCGTCGCCACCCACCTCTTCAATGCGATGCCCCCGCTGGGCCACCGCGCGCCGGGCCCGGTCGCGGCCCTCCTGGAGGACGAGCGGATCACCGTCGAGCTCATCAACGACGGCACCCATCTGCACCCGGCGATCCTGCGGCTGGCGGTCGGGGAGGCCGGCGCGGGACGGGTCGCGTTCATCACCGACGCCATGGGCGCGGCCGGGATGAACGACGGGATGTATCCGCTCGGTCCGATGCAGGTCGAGGTCAAGGACGGCGTGGCGCGGATCAGTTCGGGCCCCACGGCCGGTTCGATCGCCGGCTCCACCCTCACCCTGGACCGGGCCTTCCGGCGCGCGGTCACCCTCGACGGCCTGACGGTCGACCAGGCCGTACAGGCGCTTTCGGCCACCCCCGCCCGCCTCCTGGGCATCGACGACCGGACCGGCTCGCTGCAGACCGGCAAGGACGCCGACCTGGTGGTGCTGGACGCGGCGTACGAGGTGGCGGGGGTCATGCGCCGGGGCGAGTGGGTGGTGCGCCCGGAGGGCGTCTGA
- the pfkB gene encoding 1-phosphofructokinase, with amino-acid sequence MILTVTLNAALDITYRVPRLQTHATNRITEVSERPGGKGLNVARVLAALGHRTVATGFAGGGTGEALRALLAETDVTDALVPVGGATRRTVAVADASSGDTTQLNEPGPTVSPAEWDAFLGTYRELLGEARAVALCGSLPPGVPVDVYARLTRAARSAGVPVLLDTSGEPLRRGLAARPDLAKPNADELAALTGSTEPLRAARDARRRGAHAVAASLGPDGMLAVTADGAWQAAPPQRIAGNPTGAGDSAVAGLLSGLVEELSWPDRLARAVALSAATVRAPAAGEFDAAMYEELLGRVVVTDHPSAA; translated from the coding sequence ATGATCCTCACGGTCACGCTGAACGCCGCCCTGGACATCACCTACCGCGTTCCCCGGCTCCAGACCCACGCCACGAACCGGATCACCGAGGTGTCCGAACGCCCCGGCGGCAAGGGCCTGAACGTCGCCCGGGTGCTGGCCGCCCTCGGCCACCGCACCGTCGCCACCGGCTTCGCGGGCGGCGGCACCGGCGAGGCGCTGCGCGCGCTGCTCGCCGAGACCGACGTCACCGACGCACTGGTCCCGGTCGGCGGCGCCACCCGCCGCACGGTCGCCGTCGCCGACGCGAGCAGCGGGGACACCACCCAGCTCAACGAGCCGGGCCCGACCGTCTCGCCCGCCGAATGGGACGCCTTCCTCGGCACCTACCGCGAACTGCTGGGCGAGGCGCGGGCGGTGGCGCTCTGCGGCAGCCTGCCGCCGGGCGTCCCGGTCGACGTCTACGCCCGGCTCACCCGGGCCGCGCGCAGCGCCGGCGTCCCGGTCCTGCTGGACACCAGCGGCGAACCGCTGCGCCGGGGCCTGGCCGCCCGCCCCGACCTCGCCAAGCCCAACGCCGACGAGCTCGCCGCCCTCACCGGCAGCACCGAACCGCTGCGCGCCGCCCGCGACGCCCGCCGCCGCGGCGCCCATGCGGTGGCCGCCTCGCTGGGCCCGGACGGCATGCTCGCGGTGACCGCCGACGGCGCCTGGCAGGCCGCGCCGCCACAGCGGATCGCCGGCAACCCGACGGGCGCGGGCGACTCGGCGGTGGCCGGTCTGCTGTCGGGGCTGGTGGAGGAGCTGTCCTGGCCGGACCGGCTGGCCCGTGCGGTGGCCCTGTCCGCGGCGACCGTACGCGCCCCGGCGGCAGGCGAGTTCGACGCGGCGATGTATGAAGAGCTGCTGGGGCGGGTGGTGGTGACGGATCATCCGTCGGCGGCGTGA
- a CDS encoding carbohydrate-binding protein produces MTAGNNGADTPENDDPFGYLYRSEGGEGGAPGSSGDGAAARQPGVPRTSYNQVRAVGQRQYGQQAPQQVTYGQQNAHYAAPETLPGGDRARSGAGQGNGGGQEPRRGRNGLLIGAVAVVAVVCIGIGVAMLTNGKNSQDDTAGKSEPSAGGKVNPGDKPKKPAPGKLPKEDAGSLRLDGGAMTAKDIEGAHSPGGVYVAGFNQVGAKVQWTVDAPEAGDFRLYVRYGIPGEDANATLSANGKPNSQPLGMKNFIHSPKGDWKKGWQTTWAPVTLNKGTNTIELSCAQGNQCNANLDQLWLQRGAKK; encoded by the coding sequence ATGACGGCCGGCAACAACGGCGCGGACACGCCGGAGAACGACGACCCGTTCGGCTACCTCTACCGCTCGGAAGGCGGCGAGGGCGGCGCACCGGGCTCGTCGGGCGACGGTGCGGCGGCGCGGCAGCCCGGTGTCCCGCGTACCTCCTACAACCAGGTGCGGGCGGTCGGCCAGCGCCAGTACGGACAGCAGGCCCCGCAGCAGGTGACCTACGGGCAGCAGAACGCCCACTACGCCGCGCCGGAAACGCTGCCCGGCGGGGACCGCGCGCGTTCGGGTGCGGGCCAGGGCAACGGCGGCGGCCAGGAGCCGCGCCGTGGCCGCAACGGCCTGCTGATAGGCGCCGTCGCCGTGGTCGCGGTGGTCTGCATAGGCATCGGCGTCGCGATGCTCACCAACGGCAAGAACTCCCAGGACGACACCGCGGGCAAGTCGGAGCCGTCGGCCGGCGGCAAGGTGAACCCCGGTGACAAGCCCAAGAAGCCCGCTCCCGGCAAGCTGCCCAAGGAGGACGCGGGCAGCCTGCGGCTGGACGGTGGCGCGATGACCGCGAAGGACATCGAGGGCGCCCACTCGCCGGGTGGTGTGTATGTCGCCGGGTTCAACCAGGTGGGAGCCAAGGTGCAGTGGACCGTAGATGCCCCGGAGGCGGGCGACTTCCGTCTGTACGTGCGTTACGGCATCCCCGGCGAAGACGCCAATGCGACACTTTCGGCCAATGGCAAGCCGAACAGTCAGCCCCTCGGGATGAAGAACTTCATCCATTCTCCGAAGGGGGACTGGAAGAAGGGCTGGCAGACGACGTGGGCCCCGGTCACCCTGAACAAGGGGACCAACACCATCGAGCTCTCGTGCGCGCAGGGCAATCAGTGCAACGCCAACCTCGATCAGCTGTGGCTGCAGAGGGGCGCCAAGAAGTAG
- the otsB gene encoding trehalose-phosphatase yields MGSPPNAAPHSQPTPGPGSVPTPRTAAGRDGLAALLAHPERAVIALDFDGTLADIVPDPEKARAHDGAVAALGRLAPRLRAATVITGRPATVAVRLGGFAEAPGLDRLTVLGHYGAERWEAATGTVHAPAPPPGIAAIQAELPGVLDASGVWHGTWIETAIERKGGRAIAVHTRRATDPQGAFDQLRGPLTALAERHGLIVEPGRLVLELRPPGMDKGVALADWVRETGATTVLYAGDDLGDLAAFAAVEKLRSDGLGGVLVCSGSNEVAELADRADLVVDGPTGVVALLAALADRLD; encoded by the coding sequence ATGGGCAGCCCCCCGAACGCCGCGCCGCACTCCCAGCCGACCCCCGGACCCGGATCCGTACCGACCCCGCGCACCGCTGCCGGCCGTGACGGCCTCGCCGCGCTGCTGGCCCACCCGGAACGCGCCGTCATCGCCCTCGACTTCGACGGCACCCTCGCCGATATCGTCCCCGACCCGGAGAAGGCCCGCGCCCACGACGGCGCCGTCGCCGCCCTCGGCCGCCTGGCGCCCCGGCTGCGCGCCGCCACGGTGATCACCGGGCGCCCGGCCACCGTCGCGGTCCGCCTCGGCGGCTTCGCCGAGGCCCCGGGCCTGGACCGTCTCACCGTCCTCGGCCACTACGGCGCCGAGCGCTGGGAAGCCGCCACCGGCACCGTCCACGCACCCGCTCCGCCCCCCGGCATCGCCGCCATACAGGCCGAGCTCCCCGGTGTCCTGGACGCCTCCGGCGTCTGGCACGGCACCTGGATCGAGACCGCCATCGAGCGCAAGGGTGGCCGCGCCATCGCCGTCCACACCCGCCGCGCCACCGACCCCCAGGGCGCCTTCGACCAGCTGCGCGGCCCGCTCACCGCGCTCGCCGAACGCCACGGCCTGATCGTCGAACCGGGCCGCCTCGTCCTGGAACTCCGCCCGCCGGGCATGGACAAGGGCGTCGCCCTGGCCGACTGGGTCCGCGAGACCGGTGCCACCACCGTCCTGTACGCCGGTGACGACCTGGGCGACCTGGCGGCCTTCGCCGCCGTGGAGAAGCTGCGTTCCGACGGCCTGGGCGGCGTCCTGGTGTGCAGCGGCAGCAACGAGGTCGCTGAGCTGGCCGACCGCGCCGACCTGGTGGTCGACGGCCCGACCGGCGTCGTCGCCCTGCTCGCCGCCCTGGCCGACCGGCTGGACTAG
- a CDS encoding extracellular solute-binding protein: MQRRYLSLAAVITTTMTLTLTGCGSGSGSGDDVTLKLIAADYGDSQSNSSRHYWDELARAYEKKHPGTKIDVEVYSWTDVDKKVEDLVKAGHAPDLAQIGAYADYAAKGQLYGVDKLLNVTTQADFTPSLAEAGEYKRIQYGMPFGASTRRLFYNKKLFTQAGITSPPQNWDDIARDAQLLKAHGVEMPFALPLGPEETQAETMQWMLSGGGGYTDSIGKYTIDSPENVKTFDWLKENLVDKGLTGTDPAKLNRKDAFQDFADGKVGMLNGHPTLMKQAEAKGIDYGSVELPGTNGKAKATMGVADWMMAFKQGGHRTQVGKFLDFVYSDKNVEKFSGDYGLLPVTTSASEAMQADDKYTKLHGFLQQLPNAEFYPANKTSWPLISKTVKAKMGAAVDPHGNPAGVLTDIQNTADAADNTGE, translated from the coding sequence GTGCAGCGGCGGTACTTGAGCCTGGCGGCGGTCATCACCACCACCATGACGCTGACTCTTACCGGCTGCGGCAGCGGCAGCGGTAGCGGCGACGACGTCACTCTCAAACTGATCGCGGCGGACTACGGCGACAGTCAGTCCAACAGCTCCCGGCACTACTGGGACGAGCTCGCCCGCGCCTACGAGAAGAAGCACCCCGGCACCAAGATCGATGTCGAGGTCTACAGCTGGACGGACGTCGACAAGAAGGTCGAGGACCTGGTCAAGGCCGGCCACGCACCCGACCTCGCCCAGATCGGCGCCTACGCCGACTACGCCGCCAAGGGCCAGCTCTACGGCGTCGACAAGCTGCTCAACGTCACCACCCAGGCCGACTTCACCCCCTCCCTCGCGGAGGCCGGCGAATACAAGCGGATCCAGTACGGCATGCCCTTCGGCGCCAGCACCCGGCGGCTCTTCTACAACAAGAAGCTGTTCACCCAGGCCGGCATCACCTCCCCGCCGCAGAACTGGGACGACATAGCCCGCGATGCCCAGCTGCTGAAGGCCCATGGCGTCGAGATGCCCTTCGCGCTGCCGCTCGGCCCGGAGGAGACCCAGGCCGAGACGATGCAGTGGATGCTCAGCGGTGGCGGCGGCTACACCGACAGCATCGGCAAGTACACGATCGACTCGCCGGAGAACGTCAAGACCTTCGACTGGCTGAAGGAAAACCTCGTCGACAAGGGCCTGACCGGCACCGACCCGGCCAAGCTCAACCGCAAGGACGCCTTCCAGGACTTCGCCGACGGCAAGGTCGGCATGCTCAACGGCCACCCCACGCTGATGAAGCAGGCCGAGGCCAAGGGCATCGACTACGGCAGCGTCGAACTGCCCGGCACCAACGGCAAGGCCAAGGCCACCATGGGCGTCGCCGACTGGATGATGGCGTTCAAGCAGGGCGGCCACCGCACCCAGGTCGGCAAGTTCCTCGACTTCGTCTACAGCGACAAGAACGTCGAGAAGTTCTCCGGCGACTACGGCCTGCTGCCGGTCACCACCTCCGCCTCCGAGGCGATGCAGGCCGACGACAAGTACACCAAGCTGCACGGCTTCCTCCAGCAGCTCCCCAACGCCGAGTTCTACCCGGCGAACAAGACCTCCTGGCCGCTGATCTCCAAGACGGTCAAGGCGAAGATGGGCGCCGCGGTCGACCCCCACGGCAACCCGGCCGGGGTGCTCACCGACATCCAGAACACCGCGGACGCGGCGGACAACACCGGCGAATGA
- the arfB gene encoding alternative ribosome rescue aminoacyl-tRNA hydrolase ArfB, translating into MSGPHVIRGAVVLPEAELVWRFSRSSGPGGQHVNTSDSQVELRFDLGRTQALPPVWKERALERLAGRLTDGVLSVRASEHRSQWRNRETAAVRLAALLAEATAPPPKPRRKSRIPRGINERRLREKKQRGDTKRGRSGRDWG; encoded by the coding sequence ATGTCCGGGCCCCATGTCATCCGCGGTGCGGTCGTCCTTCCCGAGGCCGAGCTCGTCTGGCGGTTCTCGCGCTCCTCGGGTCCGGGCGGCCAGCACGTCAACACCAGCGACAGCCAGGTCGAGCTGCGCTTCGACCTCGGCAGGACGCAGGCGCTGCCGCCGGTGTGGAAGGAGCGCGCCCTGGAGCGGCTGGCGGGCCGGCTGACCGACGGCGTGCTGTCCGTACGGGCCTCGGAGCACCGCTCCCAGTGGCGCAACCGCGAGACCGCCGCCGTCCGGCTGGCCGCGCTGCTGGCCGAGGCCACTGCGCCCCCGCCCAAGCCGCGCCGCAAGTCGCGGATCCCACGGGGCATCAACGAGCGGCGGCTGCGGGAGAAGAAGCAGCGCGGCGACACCAAGCGCGGCCGCTCGGGCCGCGACTGGGGCTGA
- the cdgB gene encoding diguanylate cyclase CdgB — translation METESEPYVRLATLRQLHQVVAELNTARSLADTLQTVADGAINGLGYELAAVNLVRPDGDLVVAAVAGSAGAEALMAGRAGSRTSWERRLAMGERWGDLVFIPHTEGWVLDDDDVPQWHTAGPAPRFPDEWHPMDRLFAPMYTASNGGGELLGVISVDRPRNGRRPGPWGQEALQMYAFQSAIAISNARLRANMQRALVRLEREQQALRASEESFRQAFEYAPSGMAVAEMGGDQHGRLLRTNDALCRLLGRPASGMRRYSFSDLVHPEDIGTLLRTSAEGGRAELRLARRDGTYVWVSLRNSVVADTADGPRFLLTHVEDIEERKRHELQLAHRASHDSLTGLPNSAELRARLGARLCSRPPGSMADAYASSRVLHTDPHEAPGFRPDGKEPFDGLDGFEGAPPAPFDHHVHLVAPADGPADDGSKGLAVLFCDLDGFKSINDRFGHNTGDAVLIEVARRLTSGVRDGDTVARLGGDEFVVLADGLGTADAQDLAVRLRNAIIPPIRVEGRAVRVGASFGIGWASCGMTAEEVLESADQRMYVEKRSRSKANRRAAG, via the coding sequence ATGGAGACCGAGTCGGAGCCATACGTCCGTCTTGCGACCCTGCGGCAGCTGCACCAAGTGGTCGCCGAGCTGAATACCGCGCGTAGCCTCGCGGACACCTTGCAGACGGTCGCCGACGGCGCGATCAACGGGCTCGGCTACGAGCTGGCCGCGGTCAACCTCGTCCGCCCCGACGGCGATCTCGTGGTCGCCGCGGTCGCCGGCAGCGCGGGTGCCGAGGCGCTGATGGCCGGGCGGGCCGGCTCGCGCACCTCCTGGGAGCGCCGGCTGGCCATGGGCGAACGCTGGGGCGACCTGGTCTTCATCCCGCACACCGAGGGCTGGGTGCTCGATGACGACGACGTACCGCAGTGGCACACGGCCGGACCCGCGCCCCGCTTCCCTGACGAGTGGCACCCCATGGACCGCCTGTTCGCGCCCATGTACACCGCGTCCAACGGCGGCGGCGAGCTGCTGGGAGTGATCTCCGTCGACCGGCCGCGCAACGGCCGGCGGCCCGGCCCCTGGGGCCAGGAAGCCCTGCAGATGTACGCCTTCCAGTCCGCCATCGCGATCAGCAACGCCCGGCTGCGGGCGAACATGCAGCGCGCCCTGGTCCGGCTGGAGCGCGAGCAGCAGGCGCTGCGTGCCAGCGAGGAGAGCTTCCGGCAGGCCTTCGAGTACGCGCCGAGCGGGATGGCCGTGGCCGAAATGGGCGGGGACCAGCACGGGCGGCTGCTACGCACCAACGACGCGCTGTGCCGGCTGCTGGGCCGCCCGGCCTCCGGGATGCGCCGCTACTCCTTCTCCGACCTGGTCCACCCCGAGGACATCGGCACCCTGCTGCGCACCTCCGCCGAGGGCGGCCGCGCCGAGCTGCGGCTGGCCCGCCGGGACGGCACCTACGTGTGGGTCTCGCTGCGCAACTCCGTCGTCGCCGACACCGCCGACGGGCCGCGCTTCCTGCTCACCCACGTCGAGGACATCGAGGAGCGCAAGCGCCACGAGCTGCAGCTCGCGCACCGCGCCAGCCACGACTCGCTGACCGGACTGCCCAACAGCGCCGAGCTGAGGGCCCGCCTCGGCGCCCGGCTGTGCTCCCGCCCGCCCGGCTCGATGGCGGACGCCTACGCCTCCTCGCGCGTCCTGCACACCGATCCCCACGAGGCGCCCGGCTTCCGTCCTGACGGCAAGGAGCCCTTCGACGGACTCGACGGCTTCGAGGGCGCGCCCCCGGCCCCCTTCGACCACCACGTCCACCTCGTCGCCCCCGCGGACGGACCGGCCGACGACGGCTCCAAGGGGCTCGCGGTCCTCTTCTGCGACCTCGACGGCTTCAAGTCGATCAACGACCGCTTCGGGCACAACACCGGCGATGCGGTGCTGATCGAGGTCGCCCGCCGGCTGACCAGCGGCGTCCGCGACGGCGATACGGTCGCCCGGCTCGGCGGCGACGAGTTCGTGGTGCTCGCCGACGGCCTCGGCACCGCCGACGCCCAGGACCTCGCGGTCCGGCTGCGGAACGCGATCATCCCGCCGATCCGGGTGGAGGGCCGGGCGGTCCGGGTGGGCGCCAGCTTCGGCATCGGCTGGGCGAGCTGCGGGATGACGGCCGAGGAAGTGCTGGAGTCGGCCGATCAGCGGATGTACGTCGAGAAGCGCTCCCGCTCGAAGGCGAACCGGCGGGCGGCGGGGTGA
- a CDS encoding TerD family protein, producing the protein MAVSLSKGGNVSLTKEAPGLTAVTVGLGWDVRTTTGTDFDLDASAIAVNGNGKVYSDQHFVFFNNKATPDQSIVHTGDNVTGQGEGDDEQINVNLAALPADIDKIVFPVSIYDAENRSQNFGQVRNAFIRIVNQAGGAEVARYDLSEDAATETAMVFGELYRNGAEWKFRAVGQGYASGLVGIAQDFGVNV; encoded by the coding sequence ATGGCTGTAAGCCTGTCCAAGGGCGGCAACGTCTCCCTCACCAAGGAGGCACCGGGCCTGACCGCCGTCACGGTGGGCCTCGGCTGGGACGTCCGCACCACCACCGGCACGGACTTCGACCTCGACGCGAGCGCCATCGCGGTCAACGGCAACGGCAAGGTCTACTCCGACCAGCACTTCGTCTTCTTCAACAACAAGGCGACGCCCGACCAGTCGATCGTGCACACCGGCGACAACGTCACCGGCCAGGGCGAGGGCGACGACGAGCAGATCAACGTCAACCTGGCGGCGCTGCCGGCCGACATCGACAAGATCGTCTTCCCGGTCTCGATCTACGACGCCGAGAACCGCAGCCAGAACTTCGGCCAGGTGCGCAACGCGTTCATCCGCATCGTCAACCAGGCCGGTGGCGCCGAGGTCGCCCGCTACGACCTCAGCGAGGACGCGGCCACCGAGACCGCCATGGTCTTCGGCGAGCTGTACCGCAACGGCGCGGAGTGGAAGTTCCGCGCGGTGGGCCAGGGCTACGCCTCGGGCCTCGTCGGCATCGCGCAGGACTTCGGCGTCAACGTCTGA
- a CDS encoding flavin reductase family protein, translated as MFTKSPADTVASGPTAPSAPVVALTSTPDGARIPHSVGVSDDEFRAALSRLAAGVVLITARDPDYGPHGEDVGMTATAFLSVSLDPPLVMVSVRNDSRMDDLLALQPLWAVSVLSGHQRQIAGRFAMKGRISDRLLFEDLGFVRGEVSGAPLIGGALATMECRTEQRVVAGDHTLVIARVLATTLPAEDDGPLTYFRGKYRQLG; from the coding sequence GTGTTCACGAAAAGCCCTGCCGATACGGTGGCCTCCGGGCCCACCGCCCCTTCCGCCCCCGTCGTCGCCCTCACTTCCACGCCGGACGGGGCCCGTATCCCGCATTCTGTTGGGGTGAGTGACGACGAATTCCGTGCCGCCCTGTCCCGCCTCGCCGCAGGCGTGGTGCTGATCACCGCGCGCGATCCGGACTACGGGCCGCACGGCGAGGACGTCGGTATGACCGCCACGGCATTCCTGTCGGTCTCCCTCGACCCGCCGCTGGTGATGGTGAGCGTTCGCAACGATTCACGGATGGACGACCTGCTGGCGCTGCAGCCGCTCTGGGCCGTGTCGGTGCTCTCGGGGCATCAGCGCCAGATCGCCGGGCGGTTCGCGATGAAGGGGCGGATCAGCGACCGGCTGCTCTTCGAGGACCTCGGGTTCGTACGGGGCGAGGTGTCCGGTGCCCCGCTCATCGGCGGGGCGCTCGCCACCATGGAGTGCCGTACCGAGCAGCGGGTGGTGGCCGGCGATCACACACTCGTCATCGCGCGGGTCCTGGCCACGACGCTGCCCGCCGAGGACGACGGGCCGCTGACGTACTTCCGGGGGAAGTACCGGCAGTTGGGGTGA
- a CDS encoding DUF3263 domain-containing protein, with protein sequence MTGGTEGTGGAEATGGPEETGGPEGTGGPEGAAGPEGAGAAGLTAQDEAVLAVERRSWPGPGPKERAIREQLGISPTRYYQLLNALLDDPRALAHDPVTVNRLRRVRDARRARR encoded by the coding sequence ATGACAGGCGGTACGGAAGGCACGGGCGGCGCGGAAGCCACTGGCGGCCCGGAAGAGACGGGCGGCCCGGAAGGGACGGGCGGCCCGGAAGGGGCGGCGGGCCCGGAAGGGGCGGGCGCCGCGGGGCTGACCGCCCAGGACGAGGCGGTGCTCGCCGTCGAGCGCCGCTCCTGGCCGGGCCCCGGCCCCAAGGAGCGCGCCATCCGCGAACAGCTCGGCATCTCCCCGACCCGCTACTACCAACTCCTCAACGCCCTGCTGGACGACCCCAGGGCGCTCGCCCACGACCCGGTCACGGTCAACCGCCTGCGCCGCGTCCGTGACGCCCGCCGCGCCCGCCGCTGA